A portion of the Thunnus albacares chromosome 5, fThuAlb1.1, whole genome shotgun sequence genome contains these proteins:
- the si:dkey-70p6.1 gene encoding uncharacterized protein si:dkey-70p6.1 isoform X2 encodes MASMQDGLNFTAPPYGKVLLLGAIAAASAFVVTILIVVLCVGCQRKGKTHNVPGEGGKHRLMDMGILRQSKLRSISKSDTEMNKMNCNGKSRAGQTDTPAPPAVPANTPAPPDPDGDVEGGLPEPEAQVMSPPHPPETAEYACVRKLRKADKAPQKRDSGTDMGEPPAPPPRHAPPSHPAPPPPHPHSTKLPRRNMEAFNVPSFPKEVMFMGNGEQYIWKPPEDEEIVMLQNKALGPLAAHTVENIQPSAAVVAEMYSKVCKPGKKKRAVPGSPPANPGFRTLGRGDRDRDRDGGFSVVVKPQTWAPQEGKAIGGSLDDHCYESFGTEECDLAYENMEGGGAWKRERPPNTCATLRPRRKKGQQPLQQQQPPPPPPTQQTPKLQHLPAKALLLPGENLYESIGDLKQGSATSSTTTIFTFNDGMEMYVTGL; translated from the exons ATGGCCTCCATGCAGGACGGGCTGAACTTCACGGCTCCTCCCTACGGCAAGGTCCTGCTGCTGGGTGCTATCGCTGCTGCCTCAGCCTTTGTTGTTACGATCCTCATCGTGGTGCTCTGCGTGGGCTGCCAGAG GAAGGGAAAGACACACAATGTTCCCGGCGAGGGTGGAAAACACCGTCTCATGGACATG ggtaTACTCAGGCAGTCGAAGCTGCGGTCCATCAGTAAATCAGACACTGAGATGAACAAGATGAACTGCAATGGCAAAA GCAGGGCCGGGCAGACGGACACCCCGGCCCCTCCGGCCGTCCCCGCCAACACCCCGGCTCCACCAGACCCAGACGGGGATGTGGAAGGAGGGCTGCCCGAACCCGAGGCCCAGGTCATGTCTCCGCCACACCCTCCGGAGACGGCTGAGTACGCTTGTGTCAGGAAGCTGAGGAAGGCCGACAAGGCGCCACAAAAGAGGGACAGCGGGACGGATATGGGAGAGCCGCCGGCGCCACCGCCACGACACGCCCCGCCGTCACACCCCGCCCCTCCACCGCCACACCCTCACAGCACAAAGCTGCCCCGTAGAAACATGGAGGCCTTCAACGTCCCCTCATTCCCAAAG gaagtgatgtttatggGCAACGGAGAGCAGTACATCTGGAAGCCTCCAGAGGATGAAGAAATCGTCATGCTCCAGAATAAAGCCCTGGGCCCGTTGGCTGCTCACACAGTGGAGAACATACAACCGTCTGCTGCTGTG GTGGCTGAGATGTACTCAAAGGTGTGTAAAccaggaaagaagaagagagctgTGCCGGGATCTCCCCCAGCCAATCCTGGCTTCCGGACCTTGGGTCGTGGTGACCGGGACCGAGACCGGGATGGGGGGTTTAGTGTAGTGGTCAAACCCCAGACCTGGGCCCCTCAGGAGGGCAAAGCAATTGGAGGGTCCCTTGACGACCACTGCTATGAGTCCTTCGGGACAGAGGAGTGCGATCTGGCCTATGAGAACATGGAAGGTGGAGGCGCCTGGAAGCGAGAGAGGCCCCCCAACACGTGTGCCACCCTGCGGCCGAGGAGGAAGAAAGGCCAGCAGCccttgcagcagcagcagcccccTCCGCCGCCGCCGACGCAGCAAACCCCCAAGTTACAGCACCTGCCTGCCAAAGCCCTGCTGCTACCGGGGGAGAACCTGTACGAGAGCATCGGCGACCTGAAGCAGGGCTCCGCCacctccagcaccaccaccatCTTCACTTTCAACGATGGCATGGAGATGTATGTAACAGGGCTCTGA
- the si:dkey-70p6.1 gene encoding uncharacterized protein si:dkey-70p6.1 isoform X1, with translation MASMQDGLNFTAPPYGKVLLLGAIAAASAFVVTILIVVLCVGCQRKGKTHNVPGEGGKHRLMDMGILRQSKLRSISKSDTEMNKMNCNGKSRQLPQIPSGTGEDGEHTYSEVGRRSSTSRTDDALYAMVGRAGQTDTPAPPAVPANTPAPPDPDGDVEGGLPEPEAQVMSPPHPPETAEYACVRKLRKADKAPQKRDSGTDMGEPPAPPPRHAPPSHPAPPPPHPHSTKLPRRNMEAFNVPSFPKEVMFMGNGEQYIWKPPEDEEIVMLQNKALGPLAAHTVENIQPSAAVVAEMYSKVCKPGKKKRAVPGSPPANPGFRTLGRGDRDRDRDGGFSVVVKPQTWAPQEGKAIGGSLDDHCYESFGTEECDLAYENMEGGGAWKRERPPNTCATLRPRRKKGQQPLQQQQPPPPPPTQQTPKLQHLPAKALLLPGENLYESIGDLKQGSATSSTTTIFTFNDGMEMYVTGL, from the exons ATGGCCTCCATGCAGGACGGGCTGAACTTCACGGCTCCTCCCTACGGCAAGGTCCTGCTGCTGGGTGCTATCGCTGCTGCCTCAGCCTTTGTTGTTACGATCCTCATCGTGGTGCTCTGCGTGGGCTGCCAGAG GAAGGGAAAGACACACAATGTTCCCGGCGAGGGTGGAAAACACCGTCTCATGGACATG ggtaTACTCAGGCAGTCGAAGCTGCGGTCCATCAGTAAATCAGACACTGAGATGAACAAGATGAACTGCAATGGCAAAA GCAGGCAGCTTCCCCAGATTCCCTCTGGGACTGGAGAGGACGGAGAGCACACTTACTCTGAAGTGGGGCGACGCTCTTCCACCTCACGTACTGACGATGCCCTCTACGCCATGGTAGGCAGGGCCGGGCAGACGGACACCCCGGCCCCTCCGGCCGTCCCCGCCAACACCCCGGCTCCACCAGACCCAGACGGGGATGTGGAAGGAGGGCTGCCCGAACCCGAGGCCCAGGTCATGTCTCCGCCACACCCTCCGGAGACGGCTGAGTACGCTTGTGTCAGGAAGCTGAGGAAGGCCGACAAGGCGCCACAAAAGAGGGACAGCGGGACGGATATGGGAGAGCCGCCGGCGCCACCGCCACGACACGCCCCGCCGTCACACCCCGCCCCTCCACCGCCACACCCTCACAGCACAAAGCTGCCCCGTAGAAACATGGAGGCCTTCAACGTCCCCTCATTCCCAAAG gaagtgatgtttatggGCAACGGAGAGCAGTACATCTGGAAGCCTCCAGAGGATGAAGAAATCGTCATGCTCCAGAATAAAGCCCTGGGCCCGTTGGCTGCTCACACAGTGGAGAACATACAACCGTCTGCTGCTGTG GTGGCTGAGATGTACTCAAAGGTGTGTAAAccaggaaagaagaagagagctgTGCCGGGATCTCCCCCAGCCAATCCTGGCTTCCGGACCTTGGGTCGTGGTGACCGGGACCGAGACCGGGATGGGGGGTTTAGTGTAGTGGTCAAACCCCAGACCTGGGCCCCTCAGGAGGGCAAAGCAATTGGAGGGTCCCTTGACGACCACTGCTATGAGTCCTTCGGGACAGAGGAGTGCGATCTGGCCTATGAGAACATGGAAGGTGGAGGCGCCTGGAAGCGAGAGAGGCCCCCCAACACGTGTGCCACCCTGCGGCCGAGGAGGAAGAAAGGCCAGCAGCccttgcagcagcagcagcccccTCCGCCGCCGCCGACGCAGCAAACCCCCAAGTTACAGCACCTGCCTGCCAAAGCCCTGCTGCTACCGGGGGAGAACCTGTACGAGAGCATCGGCGACCTGAAGCAGGGCTCCGCCacctccagcaccaccaccatCTTCACTTTCAACGATGGCATGGAGATGTATGTAACAGGGCTCTGA